The proteins below come from a single Alkaliphilus sp. B6464 genomic window:
- a CDS encoding ARPP-1 family domain-containing protein, whose protein sequence is MLKQVLDFKIGTKQTSGVMSVYPLISEDRTDALASFEDIKFNGTTSYGTMVFSNNSEKPFIIPTGYSIITKQLAQDHALPFATLIKGNDNHRDINTACCIQQTQCGFIDGDKLKENFSILPLFIRKGHFDKYFRVNNSQLNMNNFDDFSRLWTIISSFQKGLVKESYGNIVLFFNKFMDKLTQFNAEFEVVEGQIGAVVMLNDKIVGIEVAPTHEYWKKIWNSLIRDCYGSEVIRLTMNNIVKEFEKSRELKLDLENCLTIKDIEKAIQNHENQNKDSLMKSLEKVLFSQFVYLSQKNRFVVANSDDNVSYAAFKASDKRAYGEAYVDKDGKLLYLSMLM, encoded by the coding sequence ATGCTGAAACAAGTTTTAGATTTTAAAATAGGAACAAAACAAACTTCTGGTGTAATGAGTGTATACCCTTTAATTAGCGAAGATAGAACAGATGCTCTAGCATCTTTTGAAGATATTAAATTTAACGGCACTACTAGTTATGGAACTATGGTATTTAGTAATAATTCAGAAAAACCTTTTATTATTCCAACTGGATACTCTATCATCACTAAACAATTAGCACAAGATCATGCTCTCCCATTTGCTACATTGATTAAAGGAAATGATAATCATAGAGACATTAATACTGCTTGCTGTATTCAACAAACTCAATGTGGATTTATAGATGGAGACAAACTAAAAGAAAACTTCTCTATACTTCCTTTATTTATTAGAAAAGGACATTTCGATAAGTATTTCAGAGTAAACAACAGCCAACTAAACATGAATAACTTTGATGACTTCAGTAGGCTTTGGACTATTATTTCAAGTTTTCAGAAAGGACTGGTTAAAGAATCCTATGGAAACATAGTATTATTCTTTAATAAATTCATGGATAAACTTACACAATTCAATGCTGAATTTGAGGTTGTTGAAGGGCAAATAGGTGCTGTTGTTATGCTAAATGACAAAATAGTGGGTATAGAAGTTGCACCAACTCATGAATACTGGAAAAAAATATGGAATAGTTTAATTCGTGATTGCTATGGTTCAGAGGTGATTAGACTTACAATGAATAACATTGTTAAAGAGTTTGAAAAATCGAGAGAATTAAAACTTGATTTAGAAAATTGTTTAACCATTAAAGACATTGAAAAGGCTATTCAAAATCATGAGAATCAAAACAAAGACTCTTTGATGAAGTCGCTTGAGAAAGTACTATTTAGCCAATTTGTTTACTTATCACAAAAAAATAGATTTGTTGTCGCAAATAGTGATGATAATGTTTCTTACGCTGCGTTTAAGGCAAGCGATAAAAGGGCCTATGGAGAGGCCTATGTTGATAAAGATGGTAAATTATTATATTTATCAATGTTAATGTAA
- a CDS encoding ATP-dependent DNA helicase RecG — MELEKLGIPTQKVNQLIKTGIYDVADLVKYLPRKYYDFTKTIPIIEAKKYDGEHIAVIGNVMDIKETKLDNKRTIINIRITDHTKWRMNITFFNQSYIKNIIKKDNQYIFCGKVKYSEEYNNVTMSPLFFSKDIHKFKKIVPVYKKINRMDDTYLSDTIDKALRLVSTDDYLEDNIRKEFGLVEEYDAFRLFHKPKTLGDVEKARERFAFDDLFIFNFQLKNRNRSKNNSSSFKINGTPSLKPFYESLPFDLTPDQKTVFKDIYGEMKQGIRQNCLVQGDVGTGKTIIALMLMLVMADNGYQSCLMAPRESLALQHYYDLKEKMKDFPYNVVFLSGNTKKSEKKKILKQIELGEAHFIVGTHAVFSKDVVYNNLALTIADEQHLFGVEQRNDLNKKSNENPHAIVMSATPIPRTMAMALYGDSIKVQTIKTKPQGRKDIITKVIHKDNEIYNLIKDEIIKGRQAYVVCPLIEDSESEKMKEVESVESAYANIVKYFKNDRNIKISMITGDTKPDEFNEELRKFYNNETQILVSTTIIEVGINVPNSTVIAIKNAERFGLAQLHQLRGRVGRGSHQSYCILQTPNEDKKCSIMCSTTDGFEIARHDLEFRGPGDFLGTKQSGENKYIALMLAYEELYKKINNLTTRIYADPNWYEEYSFINDFELR, encoded by the coding sequence TTGGAATTAGAAAAGTTAGGTATACCTACTCAAAAGGTTAATCAATTAATAAAGACAGGTATCTATGATGTAGCAGATTTAGTAAAATATTTACCCCGTAAATATTATGACTTTACTAAAACAATACCGATTATAGAGGCTAAAAAATATGATGGTGAACACATTGCAGTCATAGGGAATGTTATGGATATTAAGGAAACTAAATTAGATAATAAAAGAACAATCATTAATATCAGAATAACAGATCATACAAAATGGAGAATGAATATTACATTTTTTAATCAATCATATATAAAGAATATTATAAAAAAAGATAATCAGTATATTTTCTGCGGTAAAGTTAAGTATTCAGAGGAATATAACAATGTAACTATGTCTCCTTTATTTTTTAGTAAAGATATTCATAAATTTAAAAAGATTGTTCCAGTTTATAAGAAAATAAACAGAATGGATGATACTTATTTAAGTGATACAATAGACAAGGCTTTGCGATTAGTAAGCACAGATGATTATTTAGAAGATAATATAAGAAAGGAATTTGGATTAGTTGAAGAATATGATGCCTTTAGACTGTTTCATAAACCAAAAACTCTAGGCGATGTTGAGAAGGCTAGAGAAAGGTTTGCTTTTGATGACTTATTTATCTTTAATTTTCAACTAAAAAATAGAAATAGAAGTAAAAATAATTCATCTAGTTTTAAAATAAATGGCACTCCTTCTCTAAAACCATTTTATGAATCATTACCATTCGATCTAACACCTGATCAAAAAACGGTGTTTAAAGATATTTATGGAGAAATGAAACAAGGCATCCGTCAAAACTGTTTAGTACAAGGAGATGTTGGTACTGGTAAAACTATTATAGCATTAATGCTTATGCTTGTTATGGCTGACAACGGATACCAGTCCTGTTTAATGGCCCCGAGGGAATCTTTAGCACTTCAACATTATTATGACTTGAAAGAAAAAATGAAAGACTTTCCTTATAATGTGGTGTTTCTATCTGGAAATACAAAGAAAAGTGAGAAGAAAAAAATTTTAAAGCAAATTGAATTAGGTGAGGCACATTTTATTGTTGGTACTCATGCAGTATTCTCAAAGGATGTCGTCTATAATAATCTTGCCCTTACTATTGCAGATGAACAGCATTTGTTTGGTGTAGAACAAAGGAATGACTTAAATAAAAAGTCTAATGAAAATCCTCATGCTATTGTAATGTCAGCAACTCCTATTCCAAGAACAATGGCCATGGCTCTTTACGGTGATTCTATAAAAGTTCAAACTATTAAAACTAAGCCTCAAGGAAGAAAAGATATTATAACAAAGGTTATTCATAAAGATAATGAAATTTATAATCTTATTAAAGATGAAATCATTAAAGGCAGACAGGCTTATGTTGTTTGTCCTCTTATTGAAGATTCAGAATCAGAAAAAATGAAAGAAGTTGAATCTGTTGAATCTGCCTATGCAAACATAGTAAAGTATTTCAAAAATGATAGAAATATTAAAATTTCAATGATTACTGGAGATACAAAGCCAGATGAATTTAATGAAGAATTGAGAAAATTTTACAATAATGAAACTCAAATCCTTGTCAGTACCACAATTATTGAGGTTGGTATAAATGTGCCTAATTCAACTGTAATTGCTATAAAAAATGCAGAGAGATTTGGACTAGCACAACTTCATCAATTAAGAGGTCGTGTTGGTCGTGGCAGCCATCAAAGTTACTGTATACTTCAAACTCCAAATGAGGATAAGAAGTGTAGTATCATGTGTTCAACAACAGATGGATTTGAAATTGCAAGACACGATCTTGAGTTTAGAGGTCCCGGTGATTTCTTAGGCACAAAACAGAGTGGAGAAAATAAATATATTGCTCTAATGTTGGCTTATGAAGAACTTTATAAAAAAATTAATAACCTGACTACTAGAATCTATGCAGATCCTAACTGGTATGAGGAATATTCGTTTATAAACGATTTTGAATTAAGATAA
- a CDS encoding single-stranded DNA-binding protein — MEFSKDKVDNSISIKGIIKEGLKFSHTAYGIDFYSFKLGVKRKSGYEDILPVIISENTIGDKAYGVGDVVELIGRLRSHNADSSVNVYIFVEQINSILTSNFEFNNTVHIRGFVCKKPIFRSTPKNRVITDMVIAANRQNSKKSDYINTIAWGSRAVESKELGVGDEIIIEGRFQSRKYTKKLKTCEKEKIAYELSVLNIKKIGSNAKMNNH, encoded by the coding sequence ATGGAGTTTTCTAAAGACAAAGTAGATAATTCAATTAGTATAAAGGGTATTATTAAAGAAGGTCTAAAATTTAGTCATACCGCATATGGAATTGATTTTTATTCATTTAAGTTAGGAGTAAAGAGAAAAAGTGGATATGAAGATATATTGCCTGTAATTATTTCAGAAAATACAATAGGGGATAAAGCGTATGGTGTAGGAGATGTTGTTGAGTTGATAGGGAGGCTACGAAGCCATAACGCAGATTCGAGTGTTAATGTTTATATATTCGTAGAACAAATCAATAGCATCTTAACATCTAATTTTGAATTTAATAACACAGTTCATATTCGTGGTTTCGTATGTAAAAAGCCTATTTTTAGAAGTACGCCTAAAAATAGGGTAATTACAGACATGGTTATAGCAGCAAATAGACAGAATTCTAAAAAAAGTGATTATATAAATACAATTGCATGGGGAAGTAGAGCAGTTGAAAGTAAAGAACTAGGAGTTGGGGATGAAATAATTATAGAAGGACGTTTTCAGAGTAGGAAGTATACTAAAAAACTTAAAACTTGTGAAAAAGAAAAAATTGCTTATGAATTATCAGTTTTAAATATAAAAAAAATAGGATCAAATGCAAAAATGAATAATCATTAA
- a CDS encoding phosphoadenosine phosphosulfate reductase family protein: protein MLQLSLFDEKCFERFKIKELILKNFKRIHGEYRFKLSPSINIITPNYEDEDYEITETACGIDFEPLKQHVDTLCQNDMVDMIKLLKNERDFELWDYSFFSNDKYISVGVVIEKESGEEKFYERKKRYRGVEQIGEVLNYREGEKTRFRKINNKNKELMDFKNLISNLAIYPHDYPVLDKVKYSKNFYNVLSQYPMISIKDYIEDINNICEKYNVKFRLIVNAAKEIEIYKDTSSGYDDCNERLLELAMLIALEKQLGHSIVFITHGFKFTHIYDNDLDVAMEMLNEFVSQGKQVILLYDNPYNIWDWDRVIYNVKINNKINDTPNLYKAVWFNEKYKQDEEWDNVTIKLAARELIERQELSIEDKIKVSKRIIRKALFQSTKPAIAVSYGKDSMVMLDIVKRTVDEIKEQYDNLSDIEKTNHKKPEYPIIVFCDTGVEFPEHYTFIREQEEYLRSIGFMIYRTKPKTNFFKIVDKKGFPMFGKSIRKDSHPEIYRKIQSLGIRTCGNYCCEKLKEEPSAELYKELKVDLAFVGLLAVESRRRREGWYVTGDIYYNQTEGYHKALPIIHFKEEDIFKYIETFNVSISPLYSMGYWKQEDGEEEFIKYTRTGCWPCSMSIQFSGNNMEMLRNTHPKLWNTIMVKKGLAKEIYKFKHGIKEEKWTEDCMRVLERYLEVKPCHFDTTSWKIS from the coding sequence ATGTTACAATTAAGTCTTTTTGATGAAAAGTGTTTTGAAAGGTTTAAAATAAAAGAATTAATATTAAAGAATTTTAAAAGGATTCATGGAGAATATAGATTTAAATTAAGTCCAAGTATTAATATCATTACTCCTAATTATGAAGATGAAGATTATGAGATAACTGAAACAGCGTGTGGAATTGATTTTGAGCCATTAAAACAACATGTAGATACTCTATGCCAAAATGACATGGTTGATATGATCAAATTATTGAAGAATGAAAGAGATTTTGAATTATGGGACTATAGTTTTTTTTCGAATGATAAATATATTTCAGTTGGTGTAGTTATCGAAAAAGAATCTGGAGAAGAAAAGTTTTATGAGAGAAAAAAAAGATATAGAGGAGTAGAGCAAATAGGTGAAGTCTTAAACTATAGGGAAGGAGAAAAAACAAGATTTAGAAAAATTAATAATAAAAATAAAGAATTAATGGATTTTAAAAATCTAATAAGTAATTTGGCTATTTACCCTCATGATTATCCGGTCCTTGATAAAGTAAAATACTCAAAAAACTTTTATAATGTATTATCTCAATACCCAATGATTAGTATAAAAGATTATATTGAAGATATTAATAATATATGTGAAAAGTATAATGTTAAGTTTAGATTGATAGTTAATGCTGCTAAAGAAATAGAAATTTATAAAGATACTTCTTCAGGATATGATGATTGTAATGAAAGATTGTTAGAATTAGCCATGTTAATTGCTTTAGAAAAGCAGTTAGGGCATAGTATTGTTTTTATTACTCATGGCTTTAAATTTACTCATATTTATGATAACGATTTGGATGTTGCAATGGAAATGCTAAATGAGTTTGTATCTCAAGGTAAGCAAGTAATTCTTTTATATGACAATCCTTATAATATATGGGATTGGGATAGAGTTATATATAATGTAAAAATAAATAATAAGATAAATGATACACCTAATCTCTACAAAGCCGTATGGTTTAATGAGAAATATAAACAAGATGAGGAATGGGATAATGTAACCATTAAACTTGCAGCAAGAGAATTAATAGAAAGACAAGAATTATCTATTGAAGATAAAATAAAGGTTTCTAAGAGGATCATTAGAAAGGCTTTATTTCAATCTACTAAACCTGCTATTGCTGTAAGTTATGGAAAGGATAGTATGGTTATGTTAGATATAGTAAAAAGAACTGTTGATGAAATTAAAGAGCAATATGATAATTTATCAGACATAGAAAAGACGAATCATAAAAAACCAGAATATCCTATTATAGTATTTTGTGATACAGGTGTTGAATTTCCTGAACATTATACATTTATTAGGGAGCAAGAAGAATATCTAAGGAGCATAGGTTTTATGATTTATCGTACAAAACCTAAGACCAATTTTTTCAAGATAGTCGATAAAAAAGGGTTTCCTATGTTTGGGAAATCTATTAGGAAGGATAGTCACCCTGAGATCTATAGGAAGATTCAAAGTTTAGGGATTAGGACTTGTGGCAACTACTGCTGTGAGAAACTAAAAGAGGAACCCTCTGCTGAACTCTATAAAGAACTTAAAGTAGATTTAGCATTTGTAGGTCTGCTTGCCGTTGAAAGCAGAAGAAGGAGAGAGGGTTGGTATGTAACAGGAGATATTTATTATAATCAAACTGAAGGATACCACAAGGCACTCCCAATTATTCATTTTAAAGAAGAAGATATATTTAAATATATAGAAACGTTTAATGTTTCGATATCTCCACTGTATTCAATGGGATATTGGAAACAAGAAGATGGAGAAGAAGAGTTCATCAAATATACTCGTACAGGATGTTGGCCATGTTCCATGTCGATTCAATTTTCAGGAAACAATATGGAAATGTTAAGAAATACACATCCTAAATTATGGAATACTATAATGGTGAAAAAAGGCTTGGCTAAAGAAATATATAAATTCAAGCATGGAATTAAAGAGGAAAAATGGACAGAAGATTGCATGAGAGTCTTAGAAAGATATTTAGAAGTAAAGCCCTGCCATTTTGATACAACTAGTTGGAAAATTTCTTAA
- a CDS encoding alpha/beta fold hydrolase, producing MNTKIEKNSGIFYEIIGSLESNKTILFIHGAGGNMEMLKPIASKLEDCKCVLINLPGHQGSLGEVPDSLDKYIPSLKIFIESLKNELGDDISVVGHSLGGLVVLLLGLEKIPSIKRLIILNSGGKISIDKKFIDKLKNGKIDKFQILKWSGSPFDLRLLKFLFNKRAFESDSVTIKDFITGNNYDIRHKLIDIDIPVLIVAGEKDELTTVEHAMELKEIIEDSKVEVISKVSHLLPVVACDKASKLIREFI from the coding sequence ATGAATACAAAAATAGAAAAAAACAGTGGAATATTTTATGAAATTATTGGATCTTTAGAAAGTAATAAAACAATACTTTTTATTCATGGTGCAGGAGGAAATATGGAAATGCTTAAACCAATAGCATCCAAATTAGAAGATTGTAAATGTGTTCTAATTAATCTTCCGGGACATCAAGGTTCTCTTGGAGAAGTTCCTGATTCACTTGATAAGTATATACCATCATTAAAAATATTCATTGAAAGTCTAAAAAATGAATTAGGTGATGATATATCTGTAGTAGGTCATTCTCTAGGGGGCTTAGTAGTTTTATTATTAGGGTTAGAAAAAATACCATCAATAAAAAGACTCATTATTCTTAATTCCGGTGGGAAAATTAGTATAGATAAAAAGTTTATTGATAAGTTGAAAAACGGAAAAATAGATAAGTTTCAAATTCTAAAGTGGTCTGGTTCACCTTTTGATTTAAGACTTTTAAAGTTCTTGTTTAATAAAAGAGCATTTGAGTCTGATAGTGTCACCATAAAAGATTTTATTACTGGGAATAATTATGATATAAGACATAAACTAATTGATATTGATATCCCAGTATTAATAGTTGCAGGTGAAAAAGATGAATTAACTACTGTTGAACATGCAATGGAATTAAAAGAAATAATAGAGGATTCTAAGGTAGAAGTAATTTCTAAGGTATCACATTTATTACCAGTAGTCGCTTGTGACAAGGCATCTAAATTAATTCGTGAGTTTATATAA
- a CDS encoding beta barrel domain-containing protein, giving the protein MEIKIGLKVWLKPTGNIRGYRIKEGEVTKIGRKYFYIGDEKFDIKTLKNVNQDCNSAWIIYPSEQAILDEKEKAELLDKFFKLFHWRGDGKKLSLNQLREMARMAELDKLTDEIFEILYKGIKRSV; this is encoded by the coding sequence TTGGAAATAAAAATTGGTCTAAAGGTATGGTTGAAGCCTACTGGAAATATTCGAGGATATAGAATTAAGGAAGGCGAAGTAACTAAGATAGGTAGAAAATATTTTTATATCGGTGATGAAAAATTTGATATCAAGACTCTTAAAAATGTTAACCAAGATTGTAATTCTGCTTGGATAATATACCCTTCCGAACAAGCAATTCTGGATGAAAAAGAAAAAGCAGAACTGCTAGATAAGTTTTTTAAATTATTTCATTGGCGTGGTGATGGTAAAAAATTGTCTTTAAATCAATTAAGGGAAATGGCTAGAATGGCAGAATTAGACAAGTTAACGGATGAAATATTTGAAATCTTATATAAAGGAATTAAAAGGTCAGTTTAA
- a CDS encoding NUDIX hydrolase — translation MSEKIKVLDIKGSGQSERLKILSIQYLDRNGKEKVWDIVTRNSVDVVREEIFNKKRNVDGIAICAIHKPTNKLVLLKEFRIHPNSYIFNLPGGMVREGEVPEEVAKREFFEETGLELFKIDKIGKPRYSAIGITNEKIIIVYGECRGDVSIIHQSDSEDANVIMVDETAAQEIIDNEEIASKTELVLENFILQRKIEREKADIDEFSNVYFSK, via the coding sequence ATGAGTGAAAAAATAAAGGTTTTAGATATAAAAGGATCCGGTCAAAGCGAAAGACTTAAAATATTGTCTATTCAGTATTTAGATAGAAATGGAAAAGAAAAAGTATGGGATATAGTAACTAGAAATTCTGTAGATGTTGTAAGAGAAGAAATATTTAATAAAAAAAGAAATGTAGATGGAATAGCCATTTGTGCTATTCATAAGCCAACCAATAAACTTGTTTTGCTAAAAGAATTTAGAATACACCCAAATAGTTACATATTTAATTTGCCGGGTGGAATGGTTCGTGAAGGGGAAGTTCCTGAAGAAGTTGCTAAAAGAGAGTTTTTCGAGGAAACAGGATTAGAGTTATTTAAAATCGATAAGATTGGTAAACCTAGATATTCTGCCATTGGGATAACGAATGAAAAAATTATTATTGTATATGGTGAATGTCGAGGAGATGTCAGTATAATTCATCAATCCGATAGTGAAGATGCCAATGTCATTATGGTTGACGAAACAGCAGCACAAGAAATTATCGACAATGAGGAAATAGCAAGTAAGACTGAACTTGTGTTAGAAAACTTTATATTACAAAGAAAAATAGAAAGAGAGAAGGCGGATATTGATGAATTTAGCAATGTATATTTTAGTAAATAA
- a CDS encoding DUF6927 domain-containing protein: MGWTGVYERPENNLKGMEKFFKRQFEFEKDGRKLEIVDVGKYGKEVYLACHFTDLNKNINETYAMVVLTSFEGGMFHYKEMSENAGPCAYNCPKKILDKLTSTTDKYAIGWRQKNYETHEKKKNIARRKKDLKCGMILKFKEPIKFQGGDELDTLTLIDKGKSLFRHNLDYYRVRGFMDMEFEIVA; this comes from the coding sequence ATGGGTTGGACAGGAGTATATGAAAGGCCAGAAAATAACTTAAAAGGAATGGAGAAATTTTTTAAAAGACAATTTGAGTTTGAAAAAGATGGTAGAAAATTAGAGATCGTAGATGTTGGCAAATATGGTAAAGAAGTGTATCTTGCTTGTCATTTTACTGATCTAAATAAAAATATTAATGAAACATATGCAATGGTAGTTTTAACTTCATTTGAAGGAGGAATGTTTCATTATAAGGAAATGAGCGAAAATGCGGGGCCATGTGCTTATAATTGTCCAAAGAAAATATTAGATAAATTAACATCAACTACTGATAAATACGCAATTGGGTGGAGACAAAAAAATTATGAAACACATGAGAAGAAGAAAAATATAGCAAGAAGAAAAAAAGATTTAAAATGTGGAATGATTTTGAAATTTAAAGAACCCATTAAGTTTCAAGGTGGGGATGAATTAGACACATTAACCTTGATTGATAAAGGGAAAAGTTTATTTAGACACAATTTAGATTATTACAGAGTTAGAGGCTTTATGGACATGGAGTTTGAAATAGTGGCTTAA
- a CDS encoding ketoacyl-ACP synthase III has protein sequence MKHQNINIISTGIYHPQNKVHNQFFIDHFNKMEIDVEGLLNHLDREYRYLSDDPNETVITMGYGASIDALKNANIDINDIDLLVFATDTPEFTSPANAIKLLNLLGGEKIRMAYDTNTNCLGMLTALDQASRILMTNKRFKKALVVGGILFSSVSSKYDSVSYSNFGDAAAAVVLEKVEENEKRGFIDSTHVTQPTEHNNILMPRAGYSKILRDVIENEEDKKWSWLPFDGSFISDYWAKLITEVAEDNGINPIDIGHLIFSQFTLPDAKLTLKKLGINENKTTYVGNEYGYTGTTSPIMALHRALNTNKINKGDYVILASMGSGTTVTVLLFKF, from the coding sequence ACGTAGAGGGGCTACTGAATCACCTAGATAGAGAATACAGATATCTTTCTGATGATCCTAATGAGACAGTCATAACCATGGGATATGGAGCAAGTATTGATGCATTAAAAAATGCTAACATAGATATTAATGATATAGATTTACTTGTCTTTGCAACAGATACACCTGAATTTACTTCTCCTGCTAATGCAATTAAGTTGCTTAATCTCTTAGGTGGGGAAAAGATTCGAATGGCATATGATACAAATACAAATTGCTTGGGAATGTTAACAGCACTAGATCAAGCAAGTAGAATTTTAATGACAAATAAAAGATTCAAAAAAGCATTAGTGGTTGGCGGCATTTTATTCAGTTCTGTTTCAAGCAAATACGACTCTGTTTCATACAGCAATTTCGGAGATGCAGCAGCAGCAGTGGTTTTGGAAAAAGTAGAGGAGAATGAAAAAAGAGGATTTATTGACTCTACTCACGTTACTCAACCAACAGAGCATAACAATATATTAATGCCAAGAGCAGGATATTCTAAAATATTAAGAGATGTAATTGAGAATGAAGAAGATAAGAAATGGTCATGGCTTCCATTTGATGGAAGTTTTATTTCTGATTATTGGGCAAAGTTAATAACGGAAGTTGCTGAGGATAATGGAATAAATCCAATTGATATTGGACATCTCATATTTTCTCAATTCACACTTCCTGATGCTAAACTTACATTAAAAAAACTAGGTATAAACGAAAACAAAACTACATATGTAGGAAATGAATACGGATATACTGGAACTACAAGTCCAATTATGGCACTTCATAGAGCATTGAATACAAATAAAATTAACAAAGGCGATTATGTAATATTAGCATCCATGGGTTCTGGCACAACTGTAACTGTTCTTCTATTTAAATTTTAA
- a CDS encoding DUF2225 domain-containing protein gives MNNSVLYDSTKECIVCNNKFKSKKVKTSKLRVIKKDEDFCPYYSTENPLFYDFFVCPKCGTVFTDNFKEIRSTEKTRLREIFSKMTGAENLLGERTIEDSLRLGKLALVASNICLLPPSVKASICMRIAWFNRYKKNTEEMKYLQIALQQYEEAYSTGDNNLTESNLIYMIGELNWRLGNIEQTRKWFSKLLPLGNSDPIVKKGKERWLDIKENIS, from the coding sequence ATGAATAATAGTGTTTTATATGATTCTACGAAGGAATGTATTGTATGTAATAATAAATTTAAATCTAAAAAAGTAAAAACTAGCAAACTTAGAGTAATAAAAAAAGATGAAGATTTTTGTCCTTATTATAGTACAGAAAACCCTTTGTTCTATGACTTTTTTGTATGTCCTAAATGTGGAACAGTGTTTACAGATAATTTTAAAGAAATTAGATCAACAGAAAAAACTCGACTCCGAGAAATATTTAGTAAAATGACAGGAGCAGAAAATCTTTTAGGCGAGAGAACTATAGAAGATTCTTTAAGACTTGGAAAATTAGCGTTGGTAGCCTCAAATATATGCCTTTTACCACCTTCTGTTAAAGCAAGTATTTGTATGAGAATAGCATGGTTCAATAGATATAAGAAAAACACAGAAGAAATGAAGTATCTACAAATAGCACTTCAACAGTATGAGGAAGCCTATAGTACCGGAGATAATAATCTAACTGAATCCAATTTGATTTATATGATTGGAGAGTTAAATTGGCGATTAGGAAACATTGAGCAGACGAGGAAATGGTTTAGCAAACTGCTTCCCCTTGGTAATTCTGATCCAATTGTAAAGAAAGGTAAAGAACGATGGCTTGATATTAAAGAAAATATATCTTAA
- a CDS encoding helix-turn-helix domain-containing protein: MVKIQMSYEYDFDIKKEYTTIEVAEILGVSSRYVQRLLKQGKIEFLHKATTRTGGHIISGKMIVDFIIRYQLTKGTVIKVS; encoded by the coding sequence GTGGTAAAAATACAGATGTCGTATGAGTACGATTTTGATATTAAAAAAGAATATACAACAATAGAGGTCGCAGAAATATTGGGAGTTAGTAGCAGGTATGTTCAGAGACTATTAAAACAAGGGAAAATAGAATTTCTGCACAAAGCAACAACTAGAACGGGTGGACACATAATTTCTGGAAAGATGATAGTTGATTTCATAATAAGGTATCAACTAACAAAAGGTACTGTTATAAAAGTTTCATAG
- a CDS encoding TerD family protein: protein MTVNLEKRGVSLVKDATRGVTLQKNQAIDLTELGVLGAMGAMATLNAINSRGTIPNGINGIHVGLGWDVHRGVQADLDAFIIALDKDDKKIDRLYYGSSKNSKGFLTSKDGGLLHTGDNLTGEGDGDDEVMYILFDKLNHHIERIVVGVNIYSARLPFSKVENAFCRILDGRNGDLIARYDLSNNLGDTYTVNIGEFIKQPNGNWVFAAIGEPTKDKSIGEFEKNLINGVSNLSHTSAPAPQGQVKPRKKIFGLF, encoded by the coding sequence ATGACGGTGAATTTAGAAAAAAGAGGCGTTTCCTTAGTTAAGGATGCAACAAGAGGTGTTACCCTTCAAAAAAATCAAGCAATAGACTTGACAGAGTTAGGGGTATTAGGTGCTATGGGTGCCATGGCTACTCTAAATGCAATTAATTCAAGAGGTACTATTCCAAACGGCATCAATGGAATTCATGTTGGGCTTGGTTGGGACGTTCATAGAGGAGTGCAAGCGGATTTAGATGCTTTCATTATAGCACTAGATAAAGATGATAAAAAAATTGATAGATTGTATTACGGTTCAAGTAAAAACTCAAAAGGTTTTTTAACTTCTAAGGATGGTGGTCTGCTTCATACAGGGGATAACTTAACTGGTGAAGGTGATGGAGATGACGAGGTTATGTATATTCTATTTGATAAACTTAATCATCACATTGAAAGAATTGTTGTTGGAGTAAATATTTACTCTGCAAGATTACCATTCTCCAAAGTTGAAAATGCATTTTGTAGAATTCTTGACGGACGAAACGGTGATTTAATTGCTAGGTATGATCTATCTAACAATCTAGGTGATACTTATACAGTAAATATTGGAGAATTTATCAAGCAACCTAATGGCAATTGGGTATTCGCTGCTATAGGTGAACCTACAAAGGATAAAAGTATTGGAGAATTTGAAAAAAATCTAATTAATGGTGTCTCAAATCTATCACATACATCTGCTCCTGCTCCACAAGGGCAAGTAAAACCTAGAAAAAAAATCTTTGGTTTATTCTAA